Proteins encoded in a region of the Suricata suricatta isolate VVHF042 chromosome 10, meerkat_22Aug2017_6uvM2_HiC, whole genome shotgun sequence genome:
- the GLI1 gene encoding zinc finger protein GLI1, producing the protein MFNSMTPPPVSSYGEPCCLRPLPSQAPSMGTEGLPGLPFCHQANLMSGPHSYGPARETNSCTEAPLFPPPRSAVKLTKKRALSISPLSDTSLDLQTVIRTSPSSLVAFINSRCTSPGGSYGHLSIGTMSPSLGFPPQMNHQKGTSPSFGVQPCGPHDPTQGGMMPHPQSRGPLPTCQLKSELDLLVSKCPEEPLEGDMSSPNSTGTQDPLLGMLDGREDLEREEKPEPESVYETDCRWDGCSQEFDSQEQLVHHINSEHIHGERKEFVCHWGGCSRELRPFKAQYMLVVHMRRHTGEKPHKCTFEGCRKSYSRLENLKTHLRSHTGEKPYMCEHEGCSKAFSNASDRAKHQNRTHSNEKPYVCKLPGCTKRYTDPSSLRKHVKTVHGPDAHVTKRHRGDGPLPRAPSLSTVEPKRERDGAPIREEGRLTVPEGTMKPQPSPGAQSSCSSDHSPAGSAANTDSGVEMTGNAGGSTEDLSSLDEGPCIAGTGLSTLRRLENLRLDQLHQLRPIGPRGLKLPSLTHTGTPVSRRLGPPVSLDRRSSSSSSVSSAYTVSRRSSLASPFPPGSPPENGAPSLPGLTPAQHYLLRARYASARGGGTPPTTAPSLDQMGNLPAPSWRSQAEYPGYNPNVGVTRRASDPARAVDRPAPARVQRFKSLGCVHTPPTVAGGGRNFDPQLPTTVYSPQPPSITENVAMDTRGLREEPEGGASMIGSGLTPYMDFPPTDTLGYGGPEGAVAEPYGARGPGSLPLGPGPPTNYGPNPCPQQVSYPEPTPEPWGEFPSHSGLYPSPKAPAGVYSQCPRLEHYGQVQVKPEQGCPVGSDSTGLAPCLNAHPSEGPPRPQPLFSHYPQPPPPQYPQSSAYTQPPSDYLSSEPRPGLDFDSPTHSAGQLKAQLVCNYVQSQQELLWEAGGRGDPPVQEPLYQSPKFLGGSQVSPSPAKAPLATYGPGFAPNLPSHKSGSYPTPPPCHENFAVGTNKVSHRAAAPPRLLPPLTTCYGTLKAGGTNPSCGHPEVGRLGGGPALYAPPEGQVCNPLDSLDLDNTQLDFVAILDEAQGLSPPPSHDQGDSSEQTSPPSGPPNMAVGNMSILLGSLPGETQFLNSSA; encoded by the exons ATGTTCAACTCGATGACCCCACCGCCAGTCAGTAGCTATGGCGAGCCCTGCTGTCTCCGGCCCCTCCCCAGTCAGGCCCCCAGCATGGGGACAGAAG GACTGCCTGGTCTGCCCTTCTGCCACCAGGCCAACCTCATGTCTGGCCCCCACAGTTATGGGCCAGCCAGGGAGACCAACAGCTGCACTGAGG ccccactctttcctcctccccgAAGTGCGGTCAAGTTGACCAAGAAGCGGGCACTCTCCATCTCACCTCTGTCGGACACCAGCCTGGACCTGCAGACAGTTATCCGCACCTCACCCAGCTCCCTTGTGGCCTTCATCAACTCACGCTGCACATCTCCGGGGGGCTCCTATGGTCACCTCTCCATCGGCACCATGAG cccatCTCTGGGATTCCCACCCCAGATGAATCACCAAAAAGGGACCTCGCCTTCCTTCGGGGTCCAGCCTTGTGGTCCCCATGACCCCACCCAGGGTGGGATGATGCCGCATCCTCAGTCCCGGGGACCCCTCCCAACTTGCCAG CTGAAGTCTGAGCTGGACCTGCTGGTTAGCAAGTGCCCAGAGGAGCCCTTGGAGGGTGATATGTCCAGCCCCAACTCCACAGGCACGCAG GACCCCCTGCTGGGCATGCTGGATGGGCGGGAGgacctggagagagaggagaagcctGAGCCTGAATCAGTGTATGAGACTGACTGCCGCTGGGATGGCTGTAGCCAGGAATTTGACTCCCAGGAGCAGCTGGTGCAC CACATCAACAGTGAGCACATCCATGGGGAGCGGAAAGAGTTCGTGTGCCATTGGGGGGGCTGCTCCAGGGAGCTGAGGCCCTTCAAAGCCCAGTACATGCTGGTGGTCCACATGCGCAGACACACGGGCGAGAAGCCACACAAGTGCACG TTTGAGGGGTGCCGGAAGTCATACTCACGCCTTGAAAATCTGAAGACACACCTGCGGTCACACACGGGTGAGAAGCCATACATGTGTGAGCACGAGGGCTGCAGTAAAGCCTTCAGCAATGCCAGTGACAGAGCCAAGCACCAGAATCGGACCCACTCCAATGAG aagccatatgtgtgTAAGCTCCCTGGCTGCACCAAACGCTACACAGATCCCAGCTCACTGCGGAAACATGTCAAGACAGTGCACGGTCCTGATGCCCACGTGACCAAGCGGCACCGAGGAGACGGCCCCCTGCCCAGGGCACCATCCCTTTCCACAGTGGAGCCCAAGAGGGAGCGGGATGGAGCCCCCATCAGGGAAGAGGGCAGACTGACCGTGCCAGAGGGCACCATG AAGCCACAGCCCAGCCCTGGAGCCCAGTCGTCCTGCAGCAGCGACCACTCCCCAGCAGGCAGTGCAGCTAATACAGATAGTGGTGTGGAAATGACTGGAAATGCAGGGGGCAGCACCGAGGACCTGTCCAGCTTGGATGAGGGGCCTTGCATTGCTGGCACCGGCCTGTCCACTCTTCGCCGCCTTGAGAACCTCAGACTGGACCAGCTACATCAGCTTCGGCCAATAGGACCCCGGGGCCTCAAACTGCCCAGCCTGACCCATACTG GCACCCCTGTGTCCCGCCGTCTGGGTCCCCCAGTTTCTCTTGACCGCCGCAGCAGCAGTTCCAGCAGTGTCAGCTCAGCCTATACTGTCAGCCGCcgctcctccctggcctccccttTTCCCCCTGGCTCCCCACCAGAGAATGGGGCACCTTCTTTGcctggcctcacccctgcccagcacTACCTGCTCCGGGCAAGATATGCTTCAGCCAGGGGAGGTGGTACCCCACCCACGACAGCACCCAGCCTGGATCAGATGGGCAATCTTCCTGCACCTTCCTGGAGAAGCCAAGCTGAGTATCCAGGATACAACCCCAATGTAGGGGTCACCCGGAGGGCCAGTGACCCAGCCCGGGCTGTTGACCGCCCTGCCCCAGCCAGAGTCCAGCGGTTCAAGAGCTTGGGCTGTGTCCACACACCCCCCACTGTGGCAGGGGGAGGACGGAACTTCGATCCCCAACTCCCAACCACTGTCTACTCACCTCAGCCCCCCAGCATCACTGAGAATGTTGCCATGGATACCAGAGGGCTACGGGAGGAGCCAGAAGGTGGGGCCTCCATGATAGGCAGTGGTCTGACCCCCTATATGGACTTCCCACCTACTGATACTTTGGGATATGGGGGACCTGAGGGGGCAGTGGCTGAGCCTTATGGAGCTAGGGGTCCAGGCTCCCTACCTCTTGGGCCTGGTCCGCCCACCAACTATGGGCCAAATCCCTGTCCCCAGCAGGTCTCCTATCCTGAACCCACCCCTGAACCATGGGGTGAGTTCCCTTCCCACTCTGGGCTGTACCCAAGCCCCAAGGCTCCAGCTGGAGTCTACAGCCAGTGTCCTCGTCTTGAACATTATGGACAAGTGCAGGTCAAGCCAGAACAGGGGTGTCCAGTGGGTTCTGATTCCACAGGACTGGCACCCTGCCTCAATGCCCACCCCAGCGAGGGGCCTCCTCGCCCACAGCCTCTGTTCTCCCACtacccccagcctccccctccccagtacCCCCAGTCAAGTGCCTATACCCAACCACCCTCTGATTATCTTTCTTCAGAACCCAGGCCTGGCCTGGATTTTGATTCCCCCACTCACTCCGCTGGACAACTCAAGGCTCAGCTTGTGTGTAATTATGTTCAGTCTCAACAGGAACTGCTatgggaggctgggggcaggggagatcCCCCAGTCCAGGAACCTCTCTACCAGAGTCCCAAGTTTCTGGGGGGTTCCCAGGTTAGCCCAAGCCCTGCCAAGGCCCCATTGGCCACATATGGACCTGGCTTTGCACCTAACTTGCCCAGTCACAAGTCAGGCTCCTATCCCACCCCTCCACCATGCCATGAAAATTTTGCAGTGGGGACAAACAAGGTTTCCCATAGAGCAGCAGCACCACCCCGACTTCTGCCCCCACTGACCACTTGCTATGGGACCCTCAAGGCAGGGGGCACCAACCCCAGCTGTGGTCATCCTGAAGTGGGCAGGCTGGGAGGGGGTCCTGCCTTGTACGCTCCTCCTGAAGGGCAGGTGTGCAACCCTCTGGACTCTCTTGACCTTGACAACACTCAGCTGGACTTTGTGGCTATTCTGGATGAGGCCCAGGGGCTGagtcctcctccttcccatgaTCAGGGGGACAGCTCTGAACAAACCTCACCTCCCTCTGGGCCCCCCAACATGGCTGTGGGCAACATGAGTATCTTACTGGGATCCCTGCCTGGGGAGACACAATTCCTCAACTCTAGTGCCTAA